The following coding sequences lie in one Biomphalaria glabrata chromosome 18, xgBioGlab47.1, whole genome shotgun sequence genomic window:
- the LOC106077983 gene encoding beta-3 adrenergic receptor-like, which produces MTSFVAVEIVVGALLMPLFVVEMTNDGKWKLGQLACTIRNFFSGCTCQLSISHICCMAVDRFLAIKHPLFYRRLTMRHALVQVGLAWLIPLITMMAFRLMDWYKDEQDLFNCAESHKICTMAFNNVFFYVTFPLFFVFPFLLAITLYIVILMEVQNFHIRTARFKRHGQPKCLRTNMNNNAASFDVQSHTGNARKTSLTSDAETNANNPDVLRNVSRGVQKPDRKNLKAYKTIGSLASSLMRSEKRKMSIFSSNQSLTKLIMTSFVAVEIVIGAFLMPLFVVETVNDGHWKLGLLTCMGDTKNKGVKILKEITSSASMYYPILAV; this is translated from the exons ATGACGTCCTTTGTAGCAGTCGAGATAGTTGTTGGCGCTCTTCTTATGCCTTTGTTCGTGGTGGAGATGACGAACGATGGTAAGTGGAAACTTGGTCAACTGGCATGCACGATTAGGAACTTTTTCAGCGGATGCACATGTCAGTTGTCAATTTCTCACATCTGCTGTATGGCAGTGGACAGGTTCCTGGCCATAAAGCATCCATTGTTCTACAGGCGTTTGACCATGAGACACGCCTTGGTCCAGGTGGGCTTAGCTTGGTTGATTCCTTTGATTACAATGATGGCGTTCAGATTAATGGATTGGTACAAGGACGAACAGGATCTATTTAACTGCGCGGAATCTCATAAAATATGCACTATGGCTTTTAACAACGTCTTTTTCTATGTGACGTTTCCTTTGTTCTTCGTATTCCCCTTTTTGCTGGCTATTACTTTATACATTGTTATCTTAATGGAAGTACAGAACTTTCACATCCGGACAGCTAGATTCAAACGACACGGTCAGCCGAAATGTCTAAGAACTAACATGAACAATAATGCTGCATCCTTCGATGTCCAGAGCCATACTGGCAACGCCAGAAAGACATCGCTGACGTCTGATGCCGAAACAAACGCTAATAACCCGGATGTTCTCAGAAACGTTTCCAGAGGTGTTCAGAAGCCAGATCGCAAAAATTTGAAAGCATACAAAACAATTGGTT CACTGGCTAGCTCTTTAATGCGAagtgagaaaagaaaaatgtctatATTCAGCAGCAACCAGAGCCTCACCAAACTGATCATGACGTCTTTTGTGGCTGTTGAGATAGTCATCGGCGCATTCCTGATGCCTTTGTTCGTCGTGGAAACGGTCAATGATGGTCACTGGAAACTTGGTCTATTGACATGTATG GGAGATACAAAGAACAAAGGAGTCAAGATTTTAAAAGAGATAACATCATCAGCATCAATGTACTACCCGATTCTGGCAGTGTGA